From the genome of Pelmatolapia mariae isolate MD_Pm_ZW linkage group LG12, Pm_UMD_F_2, whole genome shotgun sequence, one region includes:
- the fam81b gene encoding protein FAM81B, with translation MSHHQSDTQSHTRPDVLEGRLRSQDRPLAVLLEQALRIKEEVTAGLQSSHGSVQIEALSRKLLENHILTITRIVKQLSMGIQELEKEMAQRDSVTSGMAHAVQNMDQKNTAGVGDLRGRVARCDSSIAKLSADVSFREQQVIRLQREVRELSEAVNGQLKELKDKIHVELRRLEASLTKSSKDLKHSMSDLRRQVKLLEDKMTGELDEGKEQRAKLRTWTEQQLKSSLQSHAKDNQELVSLLQDKMLGAESRLADCLLALEARVEKFDIQQNQADRSRHDQLKRSEDKLSRRITLVENNLHQELQLLKQQYHKGFQSVHDAIESLSQICDIKSRLDKEKLEKDISHIRSKVTELKY, from the exons ATGTCTCATCATCAGTCTGACACACAGAGTCACACAAG GCCAGATGTCTTGGAAGGTCGTTTGAGGAGTCAGGATAGGCCGCTAGCTGTGCTGCTAGAACAAGCTCTCAGAATCAAAGAGGAGGTGACAGCTGGTCTGCAGTCCAGCCATGGCTCTGTCCAAATTGAGGCACTGTCCCGCAAGCTGTTGGAGAATCACATACTCACCATTACACGTATTGTTAAACAACTCAGCATGGGCATACAG GAATTAGAGAAAGAGATGGCCCAGCGGGACTCTGTCACCTCTGGAATGGCACACGCTGTTCAAAACATGGACCAGAAAAACACAGCTGGCGTCGGAGACCTGAGAGGAAGAGTAGCCAG GTGTGATTCCAGCATTGCCAAGCTGAGCGCTGACGTGAGcttcagagagcagcaggtgatCAGACTGCAGAGGGAGGTTCGAGAGCTCAGCGAAGCTGTGAATGGACAGCTCAAAGAGCTGAAGGACAAG ATTCATGTTGAGCTTAGAAGACTGGAGGCCTCACTGACAAAGTCTTCTAAGGACCTAAAACACTCGATGTCTGATCTGCGTAGACAAGTTAAGCTACTAGAAGACAA GATGACAGGAGAACTTGACGAGGGCAAAGAGCAAAGAGCAAAATTGAGGACCTGGACAGAACAACAGCTCAAGAGCTCTCTCCAGTCACATGCCAAGGACAACCAGGAGCTGGTTTCACTATTACAAGACAAAATG TTAGGGGCGGAGTCTAGATTGGCTGACTGCCTGCTTGCCCTGGAGGCACGTGTGGAGAAGTTTGacatccagcagaaccaggctgacCGCAGTCGGCATGATCAGCTGAAACGCTCAGAAGACAAACTTAGCAGAAGAATAACCTTAGTGGAGAACAACCTTCATCAGGAGCTGCAGCTGCTCAAACAGCAGTACCACAAAG GGTTCCAGTCTGTGCATGATGCAATTGAATCACTGAGTcagatatgtgacatcaaatctCGCCTTGACAAGGAGAAGCTTGAGAAGGATATCAGCCACATCCGCAGCAAGGTGACGGAGCTCAAGTACTAG